In Labilibaculum sp. DW002, the genomic window AAAATAGCGATCCGACCTATCGTGATCGTCCCAGTTTTGTTGAATAAGCAAAGTTGGAACAGCTGCAAAACAAAGAACAAATGCGACAGGAAGAGCTATTACATCCTTTTTAATTCCTTTTTTTGCCAGCTCAAAAACAGCCAACAAACCCAGACCGATCCAAATTGCAAAAGCATAAAATGATCCCGCGTAAGCGTAATCCCTTTCTCTTGGCTGCAGAGGAGGCTGGTTAAGGTACACCACAATAGCCAATCCTGTTAAAAGGAACAAAAGCAATACAACGTAAAAATCTTTTTTCCCTTGTACACTTTTTTTATACTGATATAGTAATCCTGCTAAGCCTAAAAGAAGTGGTAAGAAATAATAGGTGTTATTCCCCTTGTTGTTTTTCATGTGATCTGGTCGTAAGCTTTGATCGCCCAATCGCATATTGTCTACAAGCGGAATTCCTGATATCCAATTTCCATCCAGAACTCCTCCATAGGACTGTTTATCGGTTTGTCGACCAGCAAAATTCCACATAAAATAGCGGAGATACATGTAATTAACCTGATACGAAAAAAAGAATTTAAGATTTTGAGCAAAGGTCGGTTTTGCTTTCTGATCTGCACGAATTCCAGACCATTTAGCATATTCCTCCGGATTTCGACCTGTCATTCCCTTGGTGTACATCCGTGGAAACACCATTTTCTGCGAACTCTTATAATTTGCTTTCTGTTTGGTGTAAGAAACTACATATTTTCCATCCTTTTTAATGTAAACATCCTTATCATCCACATAAGTTTCTTCCTCTAAAGGTGTATTAAAAGACTCCCCATAAACCAAAGGTTTGTCTCCATATTGCTCTCTGTTTAAATAATACAAAAGAGAATATAAATCTTCTGGATTGTTCTGATCTAAGCCTGGGTTTGATGCCGAGCGAATCATGATTAAGGAATAAGACGAGTATCCTATTAAAACGACAGTAAGAGCCGTAAGTAATGTATTTAAAACAACTTTTCCGTGAGCAAGGGTATAACGAATACCCCAAGTTAATGCTGCAGCCAATACAATAATAAAAACAATTGCTCCATAGTTAAAAGGCAAACCAATTACATTCACAAAAAATAGGTCGAATACAAAGGCTACTTTCACAACTCCTGGAATAATAACATACATTGCTCCTCCTAAAAGCAGTAAAGCCACTCCCAATGCTTTTAAAATACCATTCCTACTTGCTTCGTATTTTTTAAAATAGTAAACCATTACGATGGCAGGAATCGCTAATAAATTTAAGAGGTGAACGCCTATCGACAAGCCCATTAAATAGGCAATCAATATTAACCAACGATTAGCATAAGCTTGGCCTTCTTCATTCTCCCATTTTAAGATACACCAGAAAACTACTGCTGTAAATAAAGATGAAGTTGCATAAACTTCCCCCTCAACGGCAGAAAACCAGAAGGTATCGGAAAAAGCATAGGCCATTGCACCAATAAAACCAGCACTAATAATGGTCCAAATTTGTGTTCCTTTTATTTCATTATCAGAAACTACCAGTTTTTTAGCCAAATGCGTAATGGTCCAAAACAAGAATAAAATGGTGAACGCGCTTGCCAATCCAGACATGGAATTAATTAAAACTGCCACATTCTCGGGACCAGAAGCAAAAAGAGAGAAAAAACGAGCCAATATCATAAAAAATGGAGCTCCAGGAGCATGTCCAATTTCCAACTTATATGCAGAAGTTATAAACTCTCCACAATCCCAAAAACTAACAGTAGGTTCAAGGGTTAAAAAATAAACAAGAGCTGCTATTGCAAAGGATATCCATCCTGCAATGATGTTCGTTTTTTGGTACTTACTCATATATCTTTTAAAATAAAGGTTCCAATTTTTAGCTACAAGACACGAAGTTAGCACTTTTAGAGGGAAGAATTGATTTGTATTATGTGAAAATTCCTTAAAGACATTGAGTTTTTATTGCTATAAAAACTTCAAAAAAAAATGGCTGCCTTCGTTCAAGGCAGCCATTGTATATTTCAAATTTTCTTTATTTACTCTACAAAAGTTTTAAAAAGCATTTCAAACTTCAATTGTAAATCTTCTCTCAACTTGGTTTGTTCACCCATATCGGCAAGTCCCAATAACATTTGTACAACTCTTATTTCGCGCTCTTGCTCTGCTCTAAAAGCATTTGCATATTGCGACTCTAAACTTAAGAAGTAATTCAACTTGTCGTAAGATTGTTGTGCCATATCAGATAACAAAACATTTGCTTTATCAGTTGCTCCAGCACGATAATATTCTTGAATAAATCCGATCAGCGTATTGTCAAATGGAATTTTGCTTGTTGGCAATTCTTCCATGCAACGATCCATAATCTTAATTGCTTTATCCTTCTTTCCTTCATCGTTTAAAGCACTCGCCAATCGGCTGTAATTTGCTCTAAAAGACATGATGTTAACAGTTAGGATATGGAATTGATCAACATGTACATCGGGATCTTTAAGACCACCAAAAGTGAATTTATTCATGTAATTATCATACAACAATTCGGTATTTACATGACCCAATTCGTTTCGCTGCGGTTTTGTTTCTATTGGAACCAAACGGTAAGCAGCACCTTCTAGCTGGAAATACTTTTCCAAACCAAGAAAACTATCAACACCCATTCCTACAGAGAAATATATTGGACGTTCCCAATTGTTATTGGCGATGATATCGTAAACCGCGATGTCATTTTTGTACAAATAACTTTTTTTGATGTTCCATTCCAATTTATCCACAACCAAGCCTGCATCTTCAGGCTGAACAGTTCCATTGGAAACAACTTTTGATGAATCAACAGGCACATATACTTTTCTACCTGGGAAATAATGCAATTTCTTACCCGATTGCGTTTCTACAGTAGTCGCTTCGTTATCACTAGCAACAAACTTGATCATTTCACTCAATAACTCAGGCTTGCTTAAACGCTCAACAACGGGCACCTGATCTCGAATTCCTGGTTCCACTTTATCCGCGGTAAGCGTCATCGGTATCAACTCAGAATCGTAAGCTTTTCTACGCATTTGGTTGATATACCAATCACCAGCTAATAAACTAATATTTACAATTCTAATATCTCGACGGATGCCTTCTACTTCTTGTGCATACCAAAGGGGGAAGGTGTCGTTGTCACCGTAAGTGAAAAGTATCGCATTAGGATCGCATGAGTTCAGATAGTTTTTAGCGTATGCTAAGGTTGCATATCGTCCGCCTCTATCGTGATCATCCCAATTTTGTTGAGCCATTAAACCAGGGACAGCAATAAGACAAATCAATGTAACCAAACCTGCCGATGCTAGAGCTGGCATTTTATTTTTAAGGAAATTGTAGAGTCCCAATACACCAAATCCAATCCAAATAGCAAAGGCGTAGAATGATCCGGCATAGGCATAATCACGTTCACGTGGCTGATGAGGATATTGATTGAGGTAAACTACAATAGCTAGCCCAGTAAGTAGGAATAGCAACATAACTACCCAGAAATCTTTTTTGCCTTTTTTTCCTGCATTTAGTTGAAAGAAAATACCGATTAAGCCTAAAATGAATGGTAGGAAGAAATAAGCGTTCCTTGATTTCTTATTTTTTAGCTCAGAGTATAATTTATCCTGATTACCTAATCGCATTTCATCAAGGAATTGTATGCCCGAGATCCAGTTCCCATGTCGGATACCACCATGATTCTGAATATCATTCTGTCGACCAGCAAAATTCCACATGAAATAGCGCCAATACATATGATTGAACTGATAAGAAAAGAAGAATCGTAGATTTGAACCGAAGCTTGGTTTGTAAATGACTTCATCACCAACTTGAATTGGATTGTTCTTTTTTACATTTCCCCAATACTCGTAATCGCGTACATGTCCAGCATTTGAACTGTACATACGAGGGAAAATAGTATTGAATCGAGAATCGAATTCGTATTTTGGTTTGTACGAAGCAATTACATACTTATCCTTTCCATTTTTATCCTTTTTCTGAATATAAACAGGCTTTGTTTCAACCATATCAACAGCTGGAGCATTGTAATACTCTCCAAAAACTAGCGGTCTATCTCCATATTGCTCACGATTCAGGTAAGATAATAAGGAAAATACATCGTCTGGATTATTTTCATCCATAGGCGGGTTGGCTGAGGAACGAATCACAATCATGGCAAATGATGAATACCCAATCATGATCACAATAAAGGAGGTGACAATGGTATTTAAGATGACCTTATTGTGCTTAATTGAATAATTAATAGTCCAAACCATCAAGGCAATCAGGGAAATAGCATAAACAAGCACACCTGTTTTAAAGGGCGCTCCTAAACCATTTACAAAGGCTAATTCGAACCAAGATGCAATTTTAATAACACCAGGAATAATACCATACATGATTACACCTAATATCACAAGAGATATACCTAAAGCAGCAAGAATACCATTTCGGGTTGGTTCATGTTTTTTGAAATAGTAAACAAATACAATAGCAGGGATTGCCAATAGGTTTAGAAGGTGAACCCCAATTGAAAGCCCCATTAGATAGGCAATCAGAATAATCCAACGATTGGCATATTTCTCATCGGCAACATTTTCCCATTTCAGGATAGCCCAAAACACAACAGCCGTAAACAAAGAAGACAGAGCATAAACCTCACCTTCAACAGCTGAAAACCAGAATGTATCAGAGAAGGTGTAAGCTAGTGCACCAACCATTCCTGCACCTAATACTGCAACGCCGTTTGCAAGACTAATCTCACCATCTTTTACAAATAGTTTTTTAGCCAGATGAGTGATAGTCCAGAATAAAAACATGATGGTAAATGCCGAAGCAAGTGCTGACATCAGGTTAACCATGAGAGCTGCGTACGATGGATCTGGTGCGAATAATGCAAAGAAACGTGCAATAATCATAAAAAGCGGTGCCCCGGGTGGGTGACCAACCTGAAGACCATTAGCGGAGGTAATAAATTCTCCACAATCCCATAAACTGGCAGAAGGTTCCATGGTTAAGGCATAGGTGATGGCCGCAACAGCAAAAGCCAGCCAGCCTAACACATTGTTAACCAACTTGTAATTAGATTTCATCTTGTGTTTATTTTTGTTTTGATATTCTTTTGTAGGATAATATTTGGAACGAAAATAGTCAATTTTAAGAGTTCCCCCCGAATTATGTCTGAAAATTTTACATTTTTTGTTTGAGCAAAAAAAAAAAGTATTACATTTGCAGAGCTCTTTGCAAAAAGAGTGATTATGATTGTCCCATGGTGTAATGGTAACACTCCTGTTTTTGGTACAGGCATTTAAGGTTCGAGTCCTTATGGGACAACACAGAAAAGCTTCGAAATTATTTCGAAGCTTTTTTTATTTCACTTATGTTGAACGATCAGGAAAACCAAAAGACTTAGTTCTTGAAACTTATAAACACCCCTCTGCCTGTCGGCATCTCCCCTAAAAAAGGGAGAACCTAAAAAATCAGACAACTCGACACTTCTTCCATCCCACCGAGCTAAAGTACTGCGCAAATCATACCTGCAAAACTTTGTACTTGAAACTTGTTACTTGAGACTTGTTACTTTCTCCTTTCTTCTTGTCACTTATTCCTTAATCCACCACCTTTTCAAACTTAAAACTACCTGACACTCCTTGATCGTCTAAACTATCTCCTTCGATTGTCGTTTCATTTATCAACATCCCATCCCAAGAATCCAATTCGTATCTAATTTCATAGTCGGCATGAATTATATCATACTCGATTGCTTTCAAACGAATTCGATTTAAAACAATCTCCCCTTCTAATATTTCCTGAATCATGAAAGTTTCATTGTCATCAACATTTTCCGAAAAAATGATTTTTCCGCTTAATTTTCGACCTTCTTGCTTCAATAAAAGCTCTCCTTTGGCATTTCCGTAGCCATAATCCTCCTCATAAAGCCACTTTCCTGTTAATGATTCTATTTTTTTTTGCTCCATTATTTTCGTCTTTCAAATTGACAATCAGAATATTTACAATATCATTATACTAACAACAAAAAAAAGCTTTAAATTTTTTACATTTTTTGGTTTTAGCTACGAAATATTTCACTTATATTTGCAACGTCTTAGTCAGAATATGACGGACAGTTGATTGTCCCATGGTGTAATGGTAACACTCCTGTTTTTGGTACAGGCATTTAAGGTTCGAGTCCTTATGGGACAACAAAAGCTTCTGATTTTATCAGGAGCTTTTTTTATTTTATAACAAAATCAGCAAAGTCCTGATCTGGTAAATTACAAATAAAAATATCCTTCACCTTAGCCCAATCCGGACCTTTCCTACACCATTCACAAAACAATTCAACAGCCAAATTTGTTCCAATAACTTCCAAATAAACCGTTCCATCTGGCTGATTTTTCACAAATCCTCTTACACCAAAACGATTCGCAGCTTCTTTAGCCTGATACCGATATCCTACATTCTGTACCTTACCTGACACTTGTATACTTACCGATTTCCCATCCATTTGCTTGCTTTTTTGTACAAGATAAGATTAAACAAATGAGAAATTAATAATTCGTAATTAAAAATTCATCTCCCCCCTAATATATCAAAAGAACTTGGTTCTTTCTTCCTTAGAACTTTAACCATATTACTTTCTTTGATACTTTTTCCTTTTTTCCTTTATCCTTGGTACTTTTTCCTTGAAACTTGATATTTTTGCCACATGATCAATTATCACGAACCTTTATTTAGACCGCCTAGCGAGGCTCACTCCCTAATTCTACAAGTAAGTTTAGGATGTGCATGGAACAAATGTGCCTTTTGCGAAATGTACAGCAGCAAAACCTTTACCCTACGCAAGGAAAAAGATGTTTTTGCTGATATCGAAGCCATGTCGCCTTATGCAAATGATTATCGTAAGGTGTTCTTGGCCGATGGAAACGCTATGGTTCTTTCTTTCGATAAGCTTTCGCGGATATTAGATCAACTTCATGCGACTTTCCCAAGACTAACCCGTGTTTCGGCCTATGCCATACCAAAAGACATAGCAGCAAAAACCGACGACGAATTGCAAGCCTTGGCTGCAAAAGGCCTTAAATTACTCTATGTAGGAATTGAATCGGGCGATGATGAGTTGCTTGGAAGAATTAATAAAGGTGAAGATTTTGCCAGCACTAGTCATGCCTTGCAACGTGCACGAAAAGCAGGAATTAAACTTTCTGTGATGATTCTAAATGGCTTGGGTGGTAAAAACTACTCGCAACAACATGCCATCAACTCGGCCAAAATGGTGAACGAAATACAACCCGAGTTTCTTTCAACACTGGTTCTTAGTTATCCTTACGGAGAAGCACACTTTATGAAAAAATTCGATGGCGAATTTATTCCTTTGGACACAATCGGGCTTATTGCCGAAATGAAGGTCTTTATAGAAAACCTGAACTTGTCGCAAACCGTTTTTAGAAGCGATCACGCCTCCAATTATTTGATTCTGCGTGGTAACTTCCCTCGCGACAAACAAGAAATGTTGAATCGTATTAATGCAGTTTTAGACGATCCGGCAAACGCAAAGTTGCGACCCGAGTGGATGAGGGGATTGTAGAAACATAATTAGTATCTAAATACAAGAGTTATTTTTACATATTACAAATAAAGGTTAAATCGTTTATCAGAATAAAAAAAATCTGATATTTAACGTAAATAAATTTAACCTAACATGATTAAACACATCCTAATCCTTCTTCTCACGCTCTCCTGTTTGACATTATCAGCCCAAGAATTCAAAGGACAATTAATTGATAATGATGGAGAAAGTCAAGACACCTACCTTCTTGATCCGTACAAGAAAAGCAATTATGAGTTCGTTTTATTTTATCGTTATGGCCATCCAACCCAATTATACGCCTCTAACTATAAACGAGCTATATTCTCAGATGACCTTATTTACACTTCAATTAAAATTGAAAATTCAATTGACAAAGTTTGGTCAAGACTACATTTTGAAAGTGATTTAATAAAACTGTTTTTGAGATACAATAAGTATTACTTAGAAATTAATGATCAGGTAATAGATATTAGTAAATCTCAAAATTTAGAATCACTACAACTTCCAGATCAGCTTAAAAAGCAATGGAAACAAGCGCTAAAAAGTTCAAAACTACTTCCATTCAAAAAAGTCAAAACAGTTTTGGTAGCATACCACAAGCAAGAAAAAATTAAGTTCAAAAGTTATTTCAACACAAATCAATCCAATATAAATATTGAAATTGGACTTGGTCTCGATATCTCCACAGCAAATATCAACAAATCAAAAGATGAACAAATAGAGGTAAACACTCTTTCCCCACGTTTATTTGCAAACTGCCGAATCTATTTACCACGAGTTATGAAGAATTCTTTTGCAAGCTTTGGTCTTAGTATTCAAAAATACAGCATAGAAGAGGATCTGCATAAACCTTTTACCAACAGTGATAACTATTATGAATCGGAGATGAAATTCCTTCAAGTGGCTGTTCCATTATCTTATAATATAAAAGTCGCATCAATAAACAACTTCAATATTTACGCTAAAGCTGGAGCAAAAATATATTTTAATATTGGAGATAACGGTTATTTAAATACAGAATATAAAGTAGAGAATATTGTTAGGCCAGTGTTCCAAACACTGCAACTTGCAAAAAAAACAAGTTTTGCTCCCATTGTTGGTTTTCTTCTCGATAAGAAATTAGCAAAACAACAATTCAGTCTTTCAATTCAATATGAAAAATATATGGAAAATAAAGACAGCTCAGCTAAAACACCCCAAATAGAACTCAATAATTCTGCGATTAGTATTGGCTTAGCTATGAAATTTTAACCTATCCGAAAATGAAAAAATATATCTTAATTATCCTATCGATATTTATTTGTTTCCTTGCTTGTGATAAAGAAGAAGCAAACCGACCATATGCACGTATTAGAACACTTGGAGTTCAAGACATTAGCCGCAGTGGAGTTACCATATCAGGAGAAATTTACAATTCGAAAAATTTAAGTATTGAAGACCATGGCTTTGTTTACAATTTACAATCGTCATCGCTACCCGATGGTACCAAAGCGAATACCAATTTAGAAGAATACTTTGAGAAAGAATCCTTGGGGCGTAAAAATGGAGATGGATTTTTTGAAAGCACATTAACCAGAAACTTGATAAAGAATGCTACTTATCTTGCCAAAGCTTATGTTGTTAGCAATGGGATTACAACTTATGATGAGGCTATAGAATTTGAAAGTCAAGGCGGAATTGCACCCGTAATTTCAAAAATCGTTCCAGACACAGCCTATTATGGAGATACAATTAATGTTATAGGAAACAATTTCAGTATTCAAACTCGTTACAATAAAATCTTTTTTAATGAATTAGAAGCTAAAATTGTGCAATCTTCTGACACATTAATTAAAACGATTGTTCCTGAACGTGATTGGCAATGGAAATCTAAATCAAAAATCAAAATAGAATTAGGTGATTCGGAAATACAAAGCCTTCCTGATTTTTATCTTCGTTCTCCAAGAATTGATTCTGCATCTACCAAAACTGTTGTATCTGGTATGACTGTGAAAATATATGGAAGTAACTTTAATGATCTTTATGGATTGTGTATCGATGGAAAATTTGCTAATTATTATGATTATAATAACCTTTCTGACTCGTTGATAACCGTACAAATTCCTTCTAATATTTCTATTGGTAAGATTCCTATTAAGTATTCTCATTTGTCAGAAACCATAATTATTCCAGATTTTTTTGAGAGCACAAAACCAATAATTGAATCGGTAAGCCCTTTAATGGTTTGGAAAGACACAACACTCAAAATTAGAGGTCCATTTGTTAAATATATATCTGGATTTTATAATTATGGAACACCAAATGTAATTAATGACAGTCTTGTTCACATTAAAATAAATTACCCACCCAACGCAAACAAAATATATGGCTACTATAATGGAGAAGAAATTTGCGCAAAAGATTCAATTGGTTGGCTACCTCCAATTGTCAAAGCAGTAGATCCTTCTGTTGCATACAGTGGTGATAAAATAATAGTAAGCGGTGAAAGGTTTTTTGAAGGTCTACTTATTGTATTTGGAGATAATCTAATTCGAGCCGATTATATTAATGAAAACACAATCGAGTTTATTGTACCGCCAATTAATTCGGGTCAACACAACATAGAGTTTCAGTATTCACAACAAAAATTCGATGTACAAGAAAGTATTTACTTTGAAGTTCCCGCAATTTCAATCACTAATATTAGTCCATCAATTGCAAAACGTGGAGACACAATTGAAATATCACTCGAAAATGCGAACCCAAACGAATATTTTTCAGTTTATATTGATGGAAACTGGGCTGATGTTGTTGAAGTTAATGAATCTAGTATTCGAGCTAAAATTGGTAACAATATTCTTTTATCCGATTATCCATCCGTTAAAGTCAACAATGGTGGTAGAATCGGCATCTTAGAAATGGGATTTCAAGCAATTGAGCCATGGGAGCAAATTATGGAAATTGAAGATTTTCATGTACAATATTCCTCCATTGCGCATCCAAATAACATTCCCGTAATGTTGACAAGAAAATATTATTATGGAGACTATGTTCTTCTACAATACAATGAAACATTTAACAATTGGGATAAAATTGCAACATATGATCTAACAGGAACCTATCCTTATGTGATGTCTAAAGATGACATGATGTATTTTGTTAGTCATGATGAAGACAGCGAGGCGCGAAAAATAATCAAAATAGAATCCTATTCCACATCTAAAATGGAATGGGACGAAGAAGGATCATTTTTCTATGAAGGAGAACCCAATAGTTTAATTACATTTTTAAAAGAAGAAAAAATTTATGTAGGAGATAAAAGTGTAATGAAATCGTTTGACCTAAAAAAGAAAACATGGGAAGATAAAACAATTGTACCAACTGATGAATATAGACCTAACAATATTATTTCGTTCGCTATAAATAATCGTTCCTATATTCTGTTTAGCAATATTGATAAAACCAACGATGAATCCAATTCTGAATTTTGGGAATATGATTCTGATAATGATAGTTGGAAATACATTCCTGGTTGTCCTTTCTATGTAAACTACTATTCTACATTCTGTAGCGACAATCAAATGGCCTATTGCACAATTAATCAATATGATAGTTCAAAAAAGGAGCTATGGGTATTCGATACAAATAACTCTACTTGGGAAAATTACCTTCCTCCAGCAGAAAGGTGTAATAGCACTTTATCATTTACTCACAATGGTTTTCTATATTATGGATACAGCGACGGATACGGCAATGGTTTAGATATGAGCAGAACAAATATTAATGATCTTATTAAATTAGAAGAATAATAAATACCTAATAATTAAACCAATCCCAACTTCTACCGAGTTGGGATTTTTATTTTCCCATCACATAAAAAAGTGATTATCTAATAGTAACACCTTTCATTATCTCTCAAGAATGAAATGTTGTCATAGCTAAACTCATTTGAGTTTAGTTTTTTATTCCCCAAACGTATTATTTTTTAGAAAAATTATTTTTAAAAAATATAAATTAATTAACACGCAATTGTATAAACATAAATAAATGTATTTTTAAGATTCAAACATCAAAATACCTATGATACGGAATTTCTTCTTTTACCTATTTGTTCTAATGTACATTTTTAGTGCTTGCGATAGTTCAACGATTTATGAAACCATTGAAGATGAAAAATATTGGACCTATGCTGGAACAGACATAAGCAATGTGAACGAGTTCTCGGTTGAATTGAATGCAATGCCGCTGAGAACAGGTGAATCGGGAAAGTGGGAAATTGTTTCAGGATTAGTTGACAATAAAGTATCATTTGATAAAATTGAAGCCCCTAAAACTACCTTTCATGGATTACCCGGTGAATCGTATCAACTGTGTTGGCATGTTAGTAATCAGAAAGAAACTTCTGGAGATACCATTTCTGTTGCATTTAACCCCCTAAAGCTTAGCATTAAGGATTTTAGCTTTGCTTACTATACCACCCGATTTACATTAAGTGGAGAAAAATTTGATAATGGTCACTGGGAAATAGATGGTGAAGTACTAAACCGAAACACTCTGGATGTAAATAGTCCATACATTACTATTCAGGGAGCAGAAAACACTACCATAAAAGCTACATGGATTTCCAACTACGGAAGTAAAACGGCATCGAAAACCATAGAATTACAAACTTCAAATTTCTCAGAATTTGAGGCGCTGGAAGATCTTGGTGTCGAAATTGAAGATTACCCGCAAGACTATCAATTGAATGAAGATGGACATGTGATCCAACTCAACCTACATGCAAGTGGCGTTACATGGAGATTTGCGGACATTGATCAATTCCCTGCGCTTAAAGCCCTTAAATATTTACAGAAATTAGATATTGGGGGAAATTCTCTGAATACTTTACCTGTCTCAATTCCTGATATTATGAGTAACTTGCGTTATTTAGACTGTTCTCATAATTACATCTCTTCTCTTCCAGATAATATTGGAAACCTTGTACAATTAGACACTTTGATTCTTGGCCATCAAAACTCATCCTATCAAGGAATTAAAAATATTCCTCATCTACCTGATAGTTTCGGTAATCTGAAAAGTTTAAAATATTTAGACATGGTAGGTCTTGATTGTGAAAAATTGCCAGATAATTTTGCAAACCTAACAGAACTCACCTATTTAAATCTATTCTATAATAACATCAGTTATCTACCTGATAATATTGGCAAGCTTACAAAACTTGAATATCTAGATTTATGGATCACTTGTGATTTACCAGAATCATTTTCGGAACTAAGAAGTTTAAACGATTGCAGGGTGGTAATTAAAAAAGAAGGTGCTACAACAATAATGCCTGATAACATTGGGAATTTAAATAAATTAACCAGACTAACACTACAAGGAAATTTTACAAACCTTCCTGAAAGCATTGGGAATTTAAAAGAGCTAAAATACCTAGAGATTAGTTCTGATCAGGAGATTAGCATTAGTAAAGTTCCAGAATCAATAGGTAATCTTATAAAACTTGAAACCTTATTTTTAAACGGTAAATTTACTGAATTACCTGAAAGTTTTGGAAATTTGCAGAGCTTAAAATCAGTTAGCGTTCTCAGTTGTTTAAAATCTTTACCTAACAGCATTGGCAATCTCCCTTTAGTTGATGCATTATTCCAGAATGGTGAAATAGAATACTTACCAGAGAGTATTACACAGATTGAATCCCTAAAATATTTGTATTTATCGTACAATGCAATTAAGGAATTACCCGAATCAATGGGCAATCTTAAAAACCTATATCAATTCAATCTGTTTTCCAATAATCTGAAAGACCTACCCATTTCAATACAAAATCTTTCAGAAAATTTAGGATATCTTAATTTAGGGAAAAATAATATACCTAAAGATAAACAAGAAACAATTACCTCTTGGCTACCAACAACCTCTGTTTCATTCAATTAAACACCTCCAATGATTCACTCAATATATTACCCAAAACAGCTTAATAAATCCTTATTGGTAATCGCCAATATTTGTCTCTTCTTTCTCTTAATAGCCTGTACTAAGGAAGATATTATAACAATTCACCAACCTCAAACAGAAATTGTTTCTATTCAAAAAACATCTATTACCAGTTTTAAGGTAAAAGCCAGATTCAATTTTGGAATCAACACCGAAATTATTGATGCAGGGC contains:
- a CDS encoding radical SAM protein produces the protein MINYHEPLFRPPSEAHSLILQVSLGCAWNKCAFCEMYSSKTFTLRKEKDVFADIEAMSPYANDYRKVFLADGNAMVLSFDKLSRILDQLHATFPRLTRVSAYAIPKDIAAKTDDELQALAAKGLKLLYVGIESGDDELLGRINKGEDFASTSHALQRARKAGIKLSVMILNGLGGKNYSQQHAINSAKMVNEIQPEFLSTLVLSYPYGEAHFMKKFDGEFIPLDTIGLIAEMKVFIENLNLSQTVFRSDHASNYLILRGNFPRDKQEMLNRINAVLDDPANAKLRPEWMRGL
- a CDS encoding IPT/TIG domain-containing protein; translation: MKKYILIILSIFICFLACDKEEANRPYARIRTLGVQDISRSGVTISGEIYNSKNLSIEDHGFVYNLQSSSLPDGTKANTNLEEYFEKESLGRKNGDGFFESTLTRNLIKNATYLAKAYVVSNGITTYDEAIEFESQGGIAPVISKIVPDTAYYGDTINVIGNNFSIQTRYNKIFFNELEAKIVQSSDTLIKTIVPERDWQWKSKSKIKIELGDSEIQSLPDFYLRSPRIDSASTKTVVSGMTVKIYGSNFNDLYGLCIDGKFANYYDYNNLSDSLITVQIPSNISIGKIPIKYSHLSETIIIPDFFESTKPIIESVSPLMVWKDTTLKIRGPFVKYISGFYNYGTPNVINDSLVHIKINYPPNANKIYGYYNGEEICAKDSIGWLPPIVKAVDPSVAYSGDKIIVSGERFFEGLLIVFGDNLIRADYINENTIEFIVPPINSGQHNIEFQYSQQKFDVQESIYFEVPAISITNISPSIAKRGDTIEISLENANPNEYFSVYIDGNWADVVEVNESSIRAKIGNNILLSDYPSVKVNNGGRIGILEMGFQAIEPWEQIMEIEDFHVQYSSIAHPNNIPVMLTRKYYYGDYVLLQYNETFNNWDKIATYDLTGTYPYVMSKDDMMYFVSHDEDSEARKIIKIESYSTSKMEWDEEGSFFYEGEPNSLITFLKEEKIYVGDKSVMKSFDLKKKTWEDKTIVPTDEYRPNNIISFAINNRSYILFSNIDKTNDESNSEFWEYDSDNDSWKYIPGCPFYVNYYSTFCSDNQMAYCTINQYDSSKKELWVFDTNNSTWENYLPPAERCNSTLSFTHNGFLYYGYSDGYGNGLDMSRTNINDLIKLEE
- a CDS encoding leucine-rich repeat domain-containing protein is translated as MIRNFFFYLFVLMYIFSACDSSTIYETIEDEKYWTYAGTDISNVNEFSVELNAMPLRTGESGKWEIVSGLVDNKVSFDKIEAPKTTFHGLPGESYQLCWHVSNQKETSGDTISVAFNPLKLSIKDFSFAYYTTRFTLSGEKFDNGHWEIDGEVLNRNTLDVNSPYITIQGAENTTIKATWISNYGSKTASKTIELQTSNFSEFEALEDLGVEIEDYPQDYQLNEDGHVIQLNLHASGVTWRFADIDQFPALKALKYLQKLDIGGNSLNTLPVSIPDIMSNLRYLDCSHNYISSLPDNIGNLVQLDTLILGHQNSSYQGIKNIPHLPDSFGNLKSLKYLDMVGLDCEKLPDNFANLTELTYLNLFYNNISYLPDNIGKLTKLEYLDLWITCDLPESFSELRSLNDCRVVIKKEGATTIMPDNIGNLNKLTRLTLQGNFTNLPESIGNLKELKYLEISSDQEISISKVPESIGNLIKLETLFLNGKFTELPESFGNLQSLKSVSVLSCLKSLPNSIGNLPLVDALFQNGEIEYLPESITQIESLKYLYLSYNAIKELPESMGNLKNLYQFNLFSNNLKDLPISIQNLSENLGYLNLGKNNIPKDKQETITSWLPTTSVSFN